GGTTCCGGATGAACTCCATCTGAGGGTTTCGCAAAGCCATACAGCATACTGAGGAATGTAGCCAGACCCAGGGTCAGGCATAACATCTCAAACTGCTCTTTTACGGTGTAACGAGTTCCAACGTAAGTGGCAAATATGGTAATGCCTATGAAATCGCGAAGATGACCTCTGGTAACTAGGGGGTCTTGGGACCATTGTATCGAGAGAAAAGCAATGCCCACCAGGATATAAGGGGATAAATTGCCCGCCCTAATAATCCCCAGGAGACAGCGCTTCCACCGTAGAACGATTAGGCTCAAGCTGATGGTATAAATCAGCAAAAAAATAAGCCGCGTTCTATTAGGACCCAACGAGAGTCGAAAAGCGTCGGTAGAAAGCAAAAATGTCACAACAACAAACGCTTTTTCGGTATAAAGTCCGAGCCGGAGTAGGGAACGGATCAACTGTGGTACATACATAACAGCACTAAATGATGCTTAGGATCGAGCCACAAATGCTAATTTACAGAAACAAGGACTAATTTACAGAATAACAAATCCTAACTGGATGGACTAAGGTTAGGAGATCTTTCCTCAGTCCATCACCTGATTAAATAGGTCCGAGTAGCGGCGAGCTTGGCGCTCTAAGGTATATTCTCTTTCGACTTTTTCCCGAGCTTGATGGGAGAGCTTTTGATATCGCTCTGAATTTTCGAGGATCCAAACAATTCCTCGTGCTAAATCTTCAATCTCAAAAGGTTTTGCCAAATAACCATTGGTTTGGTGTTCGATCATGTCCGGTACTCCGCCAATGTTAAACCCGACGCAGGGAGTACCACAGGCTAGAGCTTCCATGACCGTGTTGGGTAAGGTATCTTGAATGGAGGGGAGAATAAAAACATCAGCGGCGGAATAAACTAGAGCTAGGGAAAGTTCATCATTGAGTTTTCCTAAGTAATGAGACTTGAACCCGAGTTCGGTGCCTTCGGTTGCTCTAGATGCCCCAAAAACCACGAGTTCTATCTGTTCTTTCCATTGAGACTGGCTCAATTGTTGCAGGGCTGGTTGAAGTAAATGAAATCCCTTCCGTGGATCCGTAGTGGCATTCAGTGCGCCAAACAAAATCAATTGCTTATCCTGCGGTAATTTCAGCAGGTCCCGAGCGATCGCCCGGTCCATTGGTTTATAAGTTTCTGTATTCAGACCATAGGGAATAACCTCCACTGGCACTTCCTTGAAAAGAGAACTGGCTTGGGCTTGTTTGGCCAACCAATGGCTGGGAGTAACTATCGTTAACTTAAGATTCTTCCACGCTTTTGCTTTCCGCTGCCAAACCCAACGAGAGATATCCCAATTCCTCTGGCTGTCTAATTGTGGACAAGTCCCACAAGATTCAGTATAGCGATCGCAATTCCCACTAAAATGACATCCTCCTGTAAAACCCCACATATCATGGAATGTCCAAACAATGGGTTGCTTCAAATGCGCGAGGGTCTCAATTTGTAGATATCCCCCACAGACCCAATGAAGGTTAATCACATCTGGAGCAATCTTATTAACTTGAGCGGCAATTCCATCCGGAATCCATTGGGGTGAAAAAACGTCGCGAATACGGTTTGGGTGAATGAACATCGGGAGTCGGTTCAGATTCGGTCTTAGCTTGGCAAAATCTTTTGCAAGGCTACTATTTTGCACAATAACTCGTCTATCATCGCTTAATTTCGTTTGCACTAAAATTTGGGAGTCGGAACCAATCTCTTGCAAACCCTGATGTAATCGATAGGCGGACCGAGCGGCCCCTCCTTCCCAATCGGAAGCACTGATGAGTAGAACTTTCATGGAAATCCCTTTTCTAGTGAACTTGATTTGAAGTCAGATCGGCGATGGAGAAAGACCAGTGATTTACTCTGCCTGTGGACTATTTCTCTCAAACATGAGGCAGGCCACTTTCACAAACAGGTTGGTCGCGTTCCGAAGAACTATCCTGTCATCATTATAAAATACAAGCAAAATTAGCTTTTCATTCTAGCAACCATCCAAGGACAATGAAACCGCCTGCAATTTCGGTAATCATTCCCACTCTCAATCGACTCCAGCTCCTGCAACAAACTTTAGAGTCTCTTCGCCAACAAACCTTCACTCAGTGGGAAGCGTTGGTCGTTGATGATGGATCCAATGATGGCACTGTCGAGTTCCTACAACGAGTGAGCCAGGAAGACTCGCGAATTAGGTTCCTAGAGCGCGAGAGTTCAACTTCCGGTGCACCGGCTCGTCGGAACCAGGGAACCGCTGCCTCTGAAGGAAAATATGTCATCTACCTCGATTCGGATGATTTGCTCGCACCCACAGCTTTATCCAATCGCTTTCAAGCAATGGAAAACAACCCCGAACTTGATTTCGGAGTGTTCTCCGCCGTCCTATTTCGTAATCACCCCGGTGATATGAGATTGCTTTTAAATAAGGAAACAACTACCCAACAAGATGATATAAATAGATTTTTAAAAATTGATTGTCCCTGGCAGGGTCTTTGTATGATTTGGAAACGCCCATCCTTTGATAAACTGGGGTCTTGGGACGAAGATCTGTTGAGTTTTCAGGACTGGGATCTTCCGATGCGGGCTTTAATTCTCCAGTTCAATTATAAGCGCTTTTCTACAGCGGATTGTTTTTGGCGGGTGTCACAACATCAATCTATTGGGTCTACCTCAAAATCCCCGGCCCATTTGAAATCCCATGAACGCTTGTTTGATCTGACTCATCACCGGCTGATGAATGCGGGATTGCTCACTAACGAACGACTAATTTTGATGGGAGGACTCTCCTTTTGGCTGGCTCAATGTTGGGTAGAAAGTGGAGATAGGTCTGAAGCGTTGAGGGTTTGGAGAAGTAGCTATGACAAAAACTGGGTCCAGCAACCCTTTTATTCCCAAGGGGCCTGGTATCTCAATCAGATTGCTGGGGGAGAAGCTTTAATTAGCCGGATTATCTACAAGTTTTTTGAATTGACTTGGCCAAAAGGATTGGCGTTCAAATGGTCCAAAACGTTTTGTAATACTCCTGTGCCTAAGTCGGTTCAACTTCCAATGGTCCCCCTGCCTTTAACTGGAACCCAATAGTTGTTGATAGATTTCAACGAGGCGATCGTTGAGTTTGTTGATATCATAGCCTTCTTCCATGTAGGTCCGCCCCGCCTTACCCATTTGCGGCCACACTTCCGGATTCTCCACCAGATAGCTCAACTTTTCAGCAAGTGCCTCCACGTCTCTTTCTGGGACTAAAAAGCCGGATTTTCCTTCTAAAATCCCTTCTGGAATCCCGTTGTGCAGTGTAGACAAGACGGGCAGGCCCCTCGCCTGGGCTTCTTGTAAGACCAGGCCCTGTCCTTCTTGATCTCCATCCGCAGCAGTGACGCTCGACAACAGGAAAATATGGGAGGAATCATAAAGATGGATTAGTTCTTCTTGGGTTTTCCATCCGAGAATCTGAACTTTTTCGGCAATTCCCAGTTCTCCAATCAAATGCTTCAAAGGCTCTCGAAGAGGTCCATCTCCAACAATTTGATATTCTAGGTTAGGATGATGTTCTAAAACTTTGGCAACCG
This sequence is a window from Laspinema palackyanum D2c. Protein-coding genes within it:
- a CDS encoding glycosyltransferase family 2 protein; protein product: MKPPAISVIIPTLNRLQLLQQTLESLRQQTFTQWEALVVDDGSNDGTVEFLQRVSQEDSRIRFLERESSTSGAPARRNQGTAASEGKYVIYLDSDDLLAPTALSNRFQAMENNPELDFGVFSAVLFRNHPGDMRLLLNKETTTQQDDINRFLKIDCPWQGLCMIWKRPSFDKLGSWDEDLLSFQDWDLPMRALILQFNYKRFSTADCFWRVSQHQSIGSTSKSPAHLKSHERLFDLTHHRLMNAGLLTNERLILMGGLSFWLAQCWVESGDRSEALRVWRSSYDKNWVQQPFYSQGAWYLNQIAGGEALISRIIYKFFELTWPKGLAFKWSKTFCNTPVPKSVQLPMVPLPLTGTQ
- a CDS encoding glycosyltransferase family 4 protein; the protein is MKVLLISASDWEGGAARSAYRLHQGLQEIGSDSQILVQTKLSDDRRVIVQNSSLAKDFAKLRPNLNRLPMFIHPNRIRDVFSPQWIPDGIAAQVNKIAPDVINLHWVCGGYLQIETLAHLKQPIVWTFHDMWGFTGGCHFSGNCDRYTESCGTCPQLDSQRNWDISRWVWQRKAKAWKNLKLTIVTPSHWLAKQAQASSLFKEVPVEVIPYGLNTETYKPMDRAIARDLLKLPQDKQLILFGALNATTDPRKGFHLLQPALQQLSQSQWKEQIELVVFGASRATEGTELGFKSHYLGKLNDELSLALVYSAADVFILPSIQDTLPNTVMEALACGTPCVGFNIGGVPDMIEHQTNGYLAKPFEIEDLARGIVWILENSERYQKLSHQAREKVEREYTLERQARRYSDLFNQVMD